A stretch of Aythya fuligula isolate bAytFul2 chromosome 1, bAytFul2.pri, whole genome shotgun sequence DNA encodes these proteins:
- the EXPH5 gene encoding exophilin-5 isoform X2, producing MSAACRGPDLSFLSEDEARTIFQVLQRDSELRRAEKDRVRKLLERKKSETGLQGVTGEWFEEIQRKKFQNNTDVNTMLKPPLEHQLRNSKKTNHKEFKMSSHTNPQAQKNTSASFLGFRSPFAWLFSFRKSRKKQIQKQPRYDNSASTAPKVEEMAMAEMCNSLMSTDATGHSFDVKQDEMMEKSTQEWNEQLEKEFFSVLSDLDDQLAQEQSQDLLDRPVSTSSASNVQYNRGAFPTSKRQTASRGQHRNDWSDMPSTFFPDGLRTIRARDEHKIFIRPRKLHSAYMNWQQTFQDDYKYGDPVDGNPHLLSSGLSTVSFGRSSEGSLYPPSVTQNSGFRHKSYMNRDTAGRSYSVCSLRRCPSSVSSEQLSASGLQHPLARESNNGFVPRFGRQNPKRIPLSSIVWNNAPDSPGQTSAQEKMFRTQSLMEFHATDHGRYPSSLQENKKYTCYHSKHQYRRSISSSNCFSRVSCPDRATSPLSFDNWENYPLYQSENNLSRSYHRDNSHSKLYANQKNSYGRRDSYPWTDFPQYHSDDVFLSPDASFEVIMANLNDQQWTHTRNAKFSSQHLQNDFHMCSPENTNYKTITRSASRTFSEFTEGCQPWLSCNSSVSSAIIRSDESVLPNLKDQTKPIGLKRNSVIVTQRSTKADFTQLENVEGMKLPDEVDVQDMPLRSVSQQADTSYINAQSFPSNNSAFAMLQGDASLINSLRSKRLTQASARTDTAKMDASNGDKRNVQMKENDRPLNSVFSQHPCLLPADESRKEPFLPSQKEWKHNLHYMRKREGIKQDNRCAEAVNHAPPKGFSSLLNVASAPSTEKLENCQGTSWPPDCSSSSSPSFPQALSHKDNSKCLGTLTNSSASCTVTESHAGGEQTAQVSRIGVTKKISQQTPQSTSTLVTKDYSGQFNASSPQHRSSGSIYTHGDPETSEHSLNYFCLEKESGKIRNDSFGTEKLHKQDSLLRHTSSCSITGSPSRSNFKSSDPLVIYYTLPRKSASIAGSIMSDTPISFTRENRRSTYDCLRSEIPSGADAFCSSQRDVSCLESKRSFLTSAPLNAATSNRDRDYPNPLTRSPNDSVSGSTSVELSDRCRHLSRRESSVFSDCKEGGNGLQKYKTTSTFTVCVDEDHVKYHELVSIYYTLPRRHSKAFCNLFRDNAEDADLPLSDDNSQTPRIRSKKNEGHVSLANVFFPSTLEKEVPCYSSDQVSSALVTPQNLETAVNSKEENSHFPPGSERVCTAKSVSTVNNRKGSSADLSVTGSILPDVVTKDISFGGPQPIAIAANSGKALSDASNNQSTKTRLKEKDIPPTAAPLTSTLSTPPKPDRLLDNSFYSTSTNKNGVQKGSSANCYQPATVSTNKNRNSLLLHTREKSSRGRISNTERADGPLPPREDTDRDSTKVKQGINLLHRTTPLYNNKCSGLQLRADTSTSNANDLNSSSKMLSESQNKAFEVSTTSSADRSLQLDKTISTDKDELKNSKIKKEQNSESTQVGKDCSGLQESEKPSEGSVNVNSKDKVSGASQDQKLTQSAENESKLLSDCTRDKVKDIEKRKNRASIKNKLAAVCKTSRKFSSKNLPPKPHISNIFSQNDGNAVSLEASMSPDSLVSADCHQSSPQSENENQNHSPDPDRNTQIQKTAENSKSENVNDPSSLVNNLNWKSFASLYAQKEAISPKKTTMKVENRPNLSTLFTDKAVATRNKNAQTLDLGLENRSQPTSLSATTPDPVVGEKKRATSSACSPPLPLLTDKNSNTFVNNCLQTDICPKQNLTSQTALGEHQNTAQYNSLKNANLQSYLVCKNRAKNQRERHLSEGICAQDSCETFASGSDILPKDSIHGKRFKSSSELLSCDENENWASDDEKCYSTRNLMYPSVEFGIFGKEQQLAFLENIKRSLTEGRLWRPCLLNNPGALRDGETPSINRAALFSSSSAGSKISSAASSPRELTDIYQEDPATYSDSDSDTTTDDEYYLDEIDKESEL from the exons atcacaaagaatttaaaatgtcatcCCACACAAATCCTCAAGCACAAAAGAACACTTCCGCTTCCTTTCTGGGATTCAGATCACCTTTTGCTTGGCTTTTCTCCTTtagaaaatcaaggaaaaaacagattcaGAAGCAACCACG ATATGACAATTCTGCTAGCACAGCTCCGAAAGTGGAAGAAATGGCAATG GCTGAAATGTGTAATTCCCTGATGTCAACTGATGCAACTGGTCattcttttgatgtaaaacaagatgaaatgatggaaaaaagcACACAGGAGTGGAATGAACAGCTAGAGAAGGAGTTTTTCAGTG TTCTAAGTGATCTGGATGACCAGCTGGCCCAGGAACAATCCCAAGATCTGCTGGACAGGCCGGTTTCTACCAGCAGTGCTTCAAATGTGCAATACAACAGAGGTGCCTTCCCTACTTCAAAGAGACAGACTGCTAGTAGAGGGCAACACAGAAATGACTGGAGTGACATGCCTAGCACATTTTTCCCAGATGGACTGAGAACAATAAGAGCCAGAGATGAACACAAGATTTTCATTAGACCAAGGAAACTGCACAGTGCGTATATGAACTGGCAACAAACCTTTCAAGATGATTATAAATACGGTGATCCAGTTGATGGCAATCCTCATCTGCTAAGCAGCGGGCTGTCTACTGTGTCTTTTGGGCGATCTTCAGAAGGTAGCTTATATCCTCCTTCCGTAACACAGAACAGTGGATTTAGGCACAAGAGTTACATGAACAGGGATACAGCTGGCAGGAGTTACTCTGTGTGTTCCCTTCGGAGATGCCCGTCATCAGTATCTTCTGAACAGCTCTCAGCGTCTGGTTTACAACATCCATTGGCAAGGGAGAGCAACAATGGTTTTGTACCAAGGTTTGGTCGACAAAACCCAAAGAGAATTCCTTTATCTTCTATCGTATGGAACAATGCACCAGACTCTCCTGGACAAACATCAgctcaagaaaaaatgtttagaacCCAATCCCTGATGGAGTTTCATGCCACAGACCACGGTAGATATCCTAGCTCtttgcaagaaaacaagaaatacacATGTTACCACTCAAAGCACCAGTACAGAAGATCTATTTCAAGTAGTAATTGCTTTAGTAGAGTTAGTTGCCCTGACAGAGCTACTTCTCCATTGTCCTTTGATAACTGGGAAAATTATCCATTATACCAATCAGAAAATAATCTCTCCAGGTCATACCATAGAGATAATTCTCACAGCAAGTTGTATGCAAACCAAAAAAATTCTTATGGAAGGAGAGACAGTTATCCTTGGACAGATTTTCCTCAATACCACAGTGATGAtgtgtttctttctcctgaTGCCAGCTTTGAAGTGATTATGGCTAATTTAAATGACCAGCAATGGACTCACACAAGGAATGCCAAGTTTTCTTCACAGCACCTGCAGAACGATTTTCACATGTGTTCTccagaaaatacaaattacaaaacaataacaagaagTGCAAGCAGAACTTTTTCAGAATTCACTGAGGGCTGTCAGCCTTGGCTAAGTTGTAACTCTTCGGTTTCTTCAGCTATTATCAGAAGCGATGAATCAGTCTTACCTAATCTGAAGGACCAAACAAAACCTATAGGACTGAAAAGGAATTCAGTCATTGTTACCCAAAGAAGCACTAAGGCAGACTTCACACAACTAGAAAATGTTGAAGGTATGAAACTGCCAGATGAAGTGGATGTTCAAGACATGCCGTTACGGTCTGTTTCTCAACAAGCAGATACAAGCTACATCAACGCCCAGAGTTTTCCCTCAAATAACTCTGCATTTGCCATGTTGCAGGGTGATGCATCTCTCATTAACTCACTGAGATCAAAGAGACTAACCCAAGCCAGTGCCAGAACAGATACTGCAAAAATGGATGCATCAAACGGCGATAAAAGAAATgtacaaatgaaggaaaatgatcGCCCACTCAACAGTGTATTCAGTCAGCATCCCTGTCTTCTGCCAGCTGATGAGAGCAGAAAGGAACCTTTTCTTCCGAGTCAGAAGGAATGGAAACATAATCTGCATTacatgagaaaaagagaaggcatCAAGCAGGATAACCGGTGTGCAGAAGCAGTTAACCATGCTCCTCCAAAGGGATTTTCCTCACTGCTAAATGTTGCTTCTGCTCCATCCACCGAAAAATTAGAAAACTGTCAAGGCACGTCCTGGCCTCCTGACTGTTCATCTAGTTCCTCACCAAGCTTTCCACAAGCACTTTCTCATAAAGACAATTCTAAATGTTTAGGAACGCTAACTAACTCTTCAGCAAGTTGCACAGTTACTGAATCTCATGCAGGAGGTGAACAAACAGCTCAAGTGAGCAGAATTGGTGTTACCAAGAAGATTTCACAGCAAACACCACAAAGTACAAGCACTTTAGTTACTAAGGACTATAGTGGACAATTCAATGCTAGTTCTCCACAACACAGAAGTTCTGGAAGTATTTATACACATGGAGACCCCGAGACCTCTGAACatagtttaaattatttttgccttgAAAAAGAAAGTGGGAAAATAAGGAATGATTCATTTGGAACTGAAAAGCTTCACAAGCAAGACAGCTTACTGAGACATACCAGTAGCTGCAGCATTACTGGCTCCCCTAGCAGAAGCAACTTTAAGTCTTCTGATCCACTTGTTATTTATTACACTTTACCTAGAAAATCAGCCAGCATTGCTGGTAGTATTATGTCAGATACACCCATCTCTTTCACTAGAGAAAATAGAAGAAGTACGTATGATTGCTTAAGGTCTGAAATCCCAAGTGGAGCTGATGCCTTTTGTTCTAGTCAAAGAGATGTGTCTTGTTTAGAATCAAAGCGCTCCTTTTTAACCTCAGCACCATTAAATGCTGCTACAAGTAACAGAGATAGAGATTACCCCAATCCTTTAACCAGAAGTCCTAATGATTCAGTAAGTGGCAGCACGTCAGTTGAACTAAGTGATAGATGTAGACATCTAAGCAGAAGAGAATCCTCTGTGTTTTCGGACTGTAAGGAAGGGGGAAACGGTTTGCAGAAATATAAAACTACAAGCACGTTTACAGTTTGTGTTGATGAAGATCACGTCAAGTATCATGAGCTAGTTTCAATTTATTACACGTTGCCACGGAGGcattcaaaagcattttgtaacCTCTTCAGGGATAATGCAGAGGATGCAGATTTACCTCTTTCTGATGACAATTCTCAGACACCAAGAATACGAAGCAAGAAGAACGAAGGTCATGTGAGtttagcaaatgtttttttccccagtacttTAGAAAAAGAGGTGCCTTGCTATTCTTCTGACCAAGTATCTTCAGCTCTGGTCACGCCTCAGAACTTAGAAACTGCTGTTAATAGTAAAGAAGAGAATTCGCACTTCCCTCCTGGCTCTGAGAGGGTATGTACTGCGAAGTCAGTGAGTACGGTCAATAACAGGAAGGGTAGTTCAGCAGACCTTTCAGTAACAGGCAGCATCCTTCCTGATGTGGTGacaaaagacatttctttcGGTGGTCCACAACCCATTGCAATAGCGGCTAACTCAGGTAAGGCCCTTTCTGATGCTTCAAACAACCAAAGTACGAAAACACGtctgaaagaaaaggacattCCTCCTACAGCTGCACCACTAACATCCACTTTATCAACCCCTCCCAAACCAGACAGACTTTTAGACAACTCTTTTTATTCTActtcaacaaataaaaatggtgtACAGAAGGGAAGCTCTGCAAACTGCTATCAGCCTGCTACTGtaagtacaaataaaaatcGGAACAGTTTACTCCTCCACACGAGGGAGAAGAGTTCTCGTGGAAGGATCAGTAACACGGAGCGTGCTGACGGGCCACTGCCTCCCAGGGAGGACACAGACAGGGACAGTACCAAAGTCAAACAGGGAATAAATTTACTACACCGAACCACCCCCCTGTATAATAACAAATGCAGTGGACTGCAGTTAAGAGCTGATACATCAACAAGTAATGCAAATGATTTAAACTCTTCTAGCAAAATGCTGTCAGAGTCTCAGAACAAAGCATTTGAGGTAAGCACAACTTCCAGTGCTGATCGATCACTTCAGCTAGACAAAACGATCAGCACAGATAAAGATGAGTTAAAGaactcaaaaattaaaaaagaacaaaactcgGAGAGTACTCAGGTGGGTAAAGACTGTAGTGGTTTGCAGGAATCAGAAAAGCCCAGTGAGGGTAGCGTGAACGTTAACAGTAAAGATAAAGTCAGCGGGGCTTCACAAGACCAAAAATTAACACAGAGTGCAGAAAACGAGAGCAAGCTTCTCTCTGACTGCACAAGAGACAAAGTCAAAGAtatagaaaaaaggaaaaacagagcctccattaaaaataaactggcaGCTGTTTGCAAAACCAGCCGaaaattttcaagtaaaaattTACCCCCCAAACCACAcataagtaatattttttcacagaatgaTGGGAATGCCGTGTCTTTAGAGGCCAGCATGTCCCCTGACTCGCTGGTTTCAGCAGATTGCCATCAGTCATCTCCCCAGTCTGAGAATGAAAATCAGAATCACAGTCCAGACCCTGACAGGAatacacaaatacagaaaacagctgaGAATAGTAAGAGTGAAAATGTGAATGATCCTTCTTCGCTAGTTAACAACTTAAATTGGAAGTCTTTTGCAAGCTTATACGCCCAGAAGGAAGCCATCAGTCCCAAAAAGACTACAATGAAAGTAGAAAATAGGCCAAATCTTTCAACCCTATTTACAGATAAAGCGGTAGCCACAAGAAATAAGAATGCCCAAACGCTTGATTTGGGGTTAGAAAACAGAAGCCAGCCCACCTCACTCAGTGCTACTACACCAGACCCAGTGGTTGgtgagaaaaaaagagctacCAGCAGTGCTTGCAGTCCTCCCCTGCCACTCTTAACTGACAAAAACTCAAACACATTTGTAAATAATTGCTTGCAGACGGACATATGTCCAAAGCAAAATCTGACTTCTCAGACCGCTCTTGGCGAGCATCAAAACACCGCCCAGTACAATAGCTTAAAAAACGCCAACTTGCAGAGCTATCTGGTGTGCAAGAATCGAGCAAAAAATCAACGAGAGCGTCACCTTTCTGAGGGTATTTGTGCTCAAGATTCCTGTGAGACCTTTGCCTCTGGAAGCGATATTCTGCCAAAGGACAGCATACATGGGAAGAGGTTTAAATCTTCCTCAGAGCTGTTGTCTTGTGACGAAAATGAGAACTGGGCGTCAGATGATGAGAAATGCTACAGCACTAGGAATTTGATGTATCCTTCCGTTGAATTTGGTATATTTGGCAAAGAACAGCAGCTGGCCTTCCTGGAAAACATCAAGAGGTCCCTCACAGAAGGGCGATTATGGAGACCTTGTCTTCTTAACAACCCTGGTGCTCTCCGAGATGGAGAGACCCCTTCCATAAACAGGGCTGCGCTTTTCAGCTCGAGTTCTGCTGGGAGCAAAATATCATCAGCTGCCTCATCCCCCCGAGAGCTGACGGACATCTATCAGGAAGACCCAGCTACTTACTCAGACTCGGACTCTGATACTACCACAGACGATGAATATTACCTAGATGAGATAGATAAGGAATCAGAGCTGTGA